One part of the Eulemur rufifrons isolate Redbay chromosome 16, OSU_ERuf_1, whole genome shotgun sequence genome encodes these proteins:
- the ARF3 gene encoding ADP-ribosylation factor 3, which produces MGNIFGNLLKSLIGKKEMRILMVGLDAAGKTTILYKLKLGEIVTTIPTIGFNVETVEYKNISFTVWDVGGQDKIRPLWRHYFQNTQGLIFVVDSNDRERVNEAREELMRMLAEDELRDAVLLVFANKQDLPNAMNAAEITDKLGLHSLRHRNWYIQATCATSGDGLYEGLDWLANQLKNKK; this is translated from the exons ATGGGCAATATCTTTGGGAACCTTCTGAAGAGCCTGATTGGGAAGAAGGAGATGCGCATCCTGATGGTGGGTCTGGATGCTGCAGGAAAGACCACTATCCTGTACAAGCTGAAACTGGGGGAGATCGTGACCACCATCCCTACCATTG GATTCAACGTGGAGACAGTGGAGTATAAGAACATCAGCTTTACAGTGTGGGATGTGGGTGGCCAGGACAAGATTCGGCCCCTCTGGAGACACTACTTCCAGAACACCCAAG GGTTGATATTTGTGGTCGATAGCAATGATCGGGAGCGAGTAAATGAGGCCCGGGAAGAGCTGATGAGAATGCTGGCCGAGGATGAGCTCCGGGATGCTGTGCTTCTTGTCTTTGCAAACAAACAG GATCTGCCTAATGCTATGAATGCTGCTGAGATCACAGACAAGCTGGGCCTGCATTCCCTCCGTCACCGCAACTGGTACATTCAAGCCACCTGTGCCACCAGTGGGGACGGGCTGTACGAAGGCCTGGACTGGCTGGCCAATCAGCTCAAAAACAAGAAGTGA